Proteins encoded in a region of the Bradyrhizobium sp. CB3481 genome:
- the cax gene encoding calcium/proton exchanger has protein sequence MNALIKEIRHAPLLWMLVFVPVVLAAELLAPSAHTLLFVLAVLAIVPLAALLSHATESVAEKTGDAVGGLLNATLGNLTELIIALAALHAGEYLLVKASIAGAIVTNSLFMLGASFLLGGLRYRTQEFNRAGGRLHAALLLMATIALITPAAVANLDLTEGASVAQKLSTGLAILLIVAYALSLLFSLKTHKDLFASEEHGEKTEATLPVGVAVGTLIVVTVLVALVSEIFVGSVQKAGETLGMSPAFIGFIVVALVGGAAEMAVAFSAARKNRLDMSVGIALGSASQIALFVAPVLVLLSYVIGPQPMDLQFWPGAVVMVMIATVAACFVTNSGRSAWFIGALLLLIYAIFAMTLYVVPPGTHAAS, from the coding sequence ATGAACGCACTCATCAAGGAAATCCGGCACGCCCCTTTGCTGTGGATGCTGGTGTTCGTGCCCGTTGTCCTGGCGGCCGAGCTGCTCGCGCCTTCGGCTCACACCTTGCTGTTCGTGCTCGCCGTCCTGGCCATCGTGCCGCTGGCCGCCCTGCTCAGCCATGCCACCGAGAGTGTCGCCGAGAAGACCGGCGATGCCGTTGGCGGCTTGCTCAACGCAACGCTCGGGAATCTGACCGAGCTGATCATCGCGCTCGCGGCGCTCCACGCCGGAGAGTACCTGCTGGTGAAGGCATCGATCGCCGGCGCAATCGTCACCAACTCGCTGTTCATGCTGGGAGCGTCATTCCTGCTTGGCGGGCTGCGCTACCGCACGCAAGAATTCAATCGCGCCGGTGGAAGGCTGCATGCGGCACTGCTGCTGATGGCCACGATTGCGCTGATCACGCCGGCCGCGGTCGCCAATCTCGATCTCACCGAAGGCGCATCAGTGGCGCAGAAACTCAGCACCGGTCTTGCCATCCTGCTGATCGTGGCCTATGCCCTGAGTCTCCTGTTCTCGCTGAAGACTCACAAAGACCTGTTCGCCAGCGAAGAGCATGGCGAGAAGACCGAGGCCACGTTGCCGGTCGGCGTGGCGGTCGGCACGTTGATCGTCGTCACCGTGCTGGTTGCGCTGGTCAGCGAGATCTTCGTCGGATCGGTGCAAAAGGCCGGCGAGACCCTGGGAATGAGCCCGGCCTTCATCGGCTTCATCGTCGTTGCGCTGGTCGGCGGCGCCGCGGAAATGGCCGTGGCGTTTTCCGCGGCGCGCAAGAACCGCCTCGACATGAGCGTCGGCATCGCGCTCGGCAGCGCCTCGCAAATCGCGCTGTTCGTCGCGCCCGTCCTGGTGCTGCTCAGCTACGTCATCGGTCCGCAGCCGATGGACCTGCAGTTTTGGCCGGGAGCAGTCGTCATGGTGATGATCGCAACCGTAGCCGCATGCTTCGTCACCAACAGCGGACGCTCGGCCTGGTTCATCGGCGCCCTGCTGCTGCTCATCTATGCCATATTCGCCATGACGCTGTACGTGGTCCCGCCCGGGACGCATGCGGCCTCATGA
- a CDS encoding potassium channel family protein, protein MLVEAAVPHILPENAFTTTVGEAAKAGVFAIWFFLIFRIGRTLRGLYGAQSAQYLELTPIWRILLDVTAAFVLAAFCFSVLYLYIGRLQGSAAFSADLNLGEALYFSIVTMTTTGYGDISPKSGLAKFLVSVQILFGFLYNVLFFSIFASFAGRRRPN, encoded by the coding sequence TTGCTGGTCGAAGCGGCGGTGCCGCACATACTTCCCGAAAATGCCTTCACGACCACTGTCGGAGAAGCCGCCAAAGCGGGCGTATTCGCCATCTGGTTCTTTCTGATCTTTCGCATCGGCAGGACGCTTCGGGGCCTCTACGGCGCGCAAAGCGCTCAATACTTGGAGCTCACGCCGATCTGGAGAATTCTCCTTGATGTGACTGCTGCCTTTGTCCTGGCGGCATTCTGCTTCTCGGTTCTGTATCTCTACATCGGACGTCTTCAGGGATCCGCCGCGTTCTCAGCCGATCTCAATCTGGGCGAAGCGCTTTATTTCAGCATCGTCACCATGACGACGACCGGGTATGGCGACATCTCTCCGAAATCGGGACTGGCAAAATTCCTGGTCAGCGTGCAGATCCTTTTTGGCTTCCTTTACAACGTCCTGTTCTTTTCCATCTTCGCCAGCTTTGCCGGACGCCGACGGCCGAACTGA
- a CDS encoding acetate--CoA ligase family protein: protein MSALERLIRPKSVAIIGASADAGKLTGRPLAFLQKYGYGNEIFPVNPRYPSIAGYPCFPDIRSLPHAPDVAIVLVGSARVPEAVRDLGAIGAGAAIVLAGGFGESGADGMARQQALKSAAGDMRLLGPNTIGLVNLSDGIALSASAALQSSQAVPGSIALVSQSGGILGALLSRAEAQGVGFSKLIATGNEADIDVADLVDYLIDDSATQVIALYLEGLRKPMQFRQAAQRAAQAGKSIVAFKVGRSESGSRAASSHTGALAGSDDVYDALFRQLGIIRALQFSDLLDIPLALSSGRRLKGRRIAVVTSTGGAASLVADAAGLAGFETPAPDPITAERLKALNIPDAVLDRNPIDVTLAGVKSEYFRGVLDGVLESPSYDAVAVILGSSSITEPEIVGVPLRDCFARTDKPIVTFASPHAPQAIRHLNLSGIPTFAAPEACATAFSAMRRMHDKSSPLVSAPAVPLPVGADVRSMLRPGPLNEYESKALFAKFGVPVTREACVTTPEEAVPAALNLGGNIVIKILSRDVLHKSDVGGVAVDISPGDAAATCRRMADAFSAATSRTPEGFLIQELVSGGVELILGFKDDKQLGPSILLGMGGIAAELYKDTAVRLAPLSRRDAEEMINELKSAPLLRGFRGRPVADVDALIEAMLAFSAMVSLIGNDLLEAEINPLFVLPRGNGVKAGDGVVVVADADIKGRV, encoded by the coding sequence ATGAGCGCGCTGGAGCGTTTGATCCGACCGAAGAGCGTGGCGATCATCGGCGCGTCGGCCGATGCCGGCAAATTGACCGGCCGTCCGCTCGCGTTCCTGCAAAAATATGGCTACGGAAACGAAATCTTCCCTGTTAATCCACGCTATCCTTCGATTGCCGGTTATCCGTGCTTTCCGGATATCCGGTCCCTGCCGCATGCGCCCGATGTTGCCATTGTTCTGGTCGGCTCCGCCCGCGTTCCGGAAGCGGTGAGAGACCTCGGCGCCATCGGCGCTGGGGCGGCCATCGTGCTTGCTGGCGGATTTGGCGAGAGCGGCGCGGACGGAATGGCGCGACAGCAGGCGCTGAAGAGCGCCGCCGGCGATATGCGGCTGCTCGGGCCGAACACGATCGGCCTCGTCAATCTCAGCGATGGGATCGCATTGTCGGCGAGTGCGGCGCTCCAGAGCAGCCAGGCTGTGCCCGGCTCGATTGCGCTGGTTTCGCAGAGCGGGGGAATTCTCGGTGCGCTGTTGTCGAGAGCCGAGGCCCAGGGTGTCGGGTTCTCCAAACTGATCGCAACGGGCAATGAAGCCGATATCGACGTCGCTGATCTCGTCGATTACCTGATCGACGATTCCGCCACGCAGGTTATTGCGCTCTACCTCGAGGGCCTGCGCAAGCCGATGCAGTTTCGCCAGGCCGCGCAGCGGGCGGCGCAAGCCGGCAAGTCGATCGTCGCTTTCAAGGTCGGGCGATCCGAGTCGGGCTCCCGGGCGGCGAGCTCGCATACCGGGGCGCTCGCCGGATCGGATGATGTCTATGATGCGTTGTTCAGGCAGCTCGGTATCATCAGGGCGCTGCAGTTCTCCGATCTGCTCGACATCCCGCTGGCGCTGAGTTCGGGCCGTCGGTTGAAAGGTCGCCGTATTGCTGTGGTGACCTCAACGGGCGGCGCGGCGAGCCTGGTCGCCGACGCGGCCGGCCTGGCGGGGTTTGAAACGCCGGCGCCGGATCCGATAACGGCCGAGCGCCTGAAGGCGCTGAACATCCCCGATGCCGTGCTGGACCGAAATCCGATCGACGTGACCTTGGCGGGCGTGAAATCCGAATACTTTCGAGGTGTGCTCGACGGCGTGCTCGAAAGTCCTTCCTATGATGCGGTCGCCGTCATCCTGGGATCGTCCTCGATCACGGAGCCGGAGATCGTCGGCGTGCCCTTGCGCGATTGCTTCGCCCGCACCGACAAGCCGATTGTGACATTTGCCAGCCCGCACGCGCCGCAGGCGATCAGGCATCTCAACCTTTCGGGCATACCGACCTTCGCCGCCCCGGAGGCCTGCGCCACCGCGTTTTCCGCCATGCGGCGCATGCACGACAAGAGCTCTCCGCTCGTCAGCGCGCCGGCTGTCCCGCTGCCGGTTGGCGCCGATGTCCGGAGCATGCTGCGTCCCGGACCGCTCAACGAGTATGAGAGCAAGGCGCTGTTTGCGAAGTTTGGCGTCCCGGTCACCCGGGAGGCCTGCGTCACCACCCCCGAGGAGGCCGTGCCTGCTGCGCTGAATCTGGGAGGCAATATCGTCATCAAGATTCTCTCGCGCGACGTGCTTCACAAATCCGATGTCGGGGGCGTTGCCGTCGATATTTCGCCCGGCGATGCCGCCGCCACCTGCCGGCGAATGGCGGACGCATTTTCAGCGGCGACCAGCCGAACGCCGGAAGGATTCTTGATTCAGGAACTGGTGAGCGGCGGTGTCGAACTCATCCTTGGCTTCAAGGACGACAAGCAGCTTGGGCCGTCGATCCTGCTCGGCATGGGCGGCATCGCGGCCGAACTTTACAAGGACACGGCCGTGAGGCTGGCGCCGCTTTCGCGGCGCGATGCGGAGGAAATGATCAACGAATTGAAGTCCGCGCCGCTGCTGCGCGGCTTTCGTGGCCGTCCGGTGGCTGACGTCGATGCTTTGATCGAAGCCATGCTGGCTTTTTCGGCCATGGTGTCTTTGATCGGCAACGATCTGCTGGAGGCGGAAATCAATCCCTTGTTTGTCTTGCCGAGGGGGAACGGGGTGAAAGCAGGCGACGGTGTGGTGGTCGTGGCGGATGCAGACATCAAGGGGCGCGTTTAG
- a CDS encoding enoyl-CoA hydratase/isomerase family protein — translation MTSLVEFSVEDSVAILRLNRPDVRNAINDVMRAQFVAALDRSANDEAVRAVVLTGNGKSFCSGGDIAGMRDRLHAPAGKVAFNGWRRQQQTHRSVAALHGMGKVTVAAVNGAAAGLGCDLALACDFIVAAEDALFSMSFVRRGLVSDGGGMYFLPRRIGLSRAKEMIFTGRSVGSAEALAIGLADRVCPSGTLVYDAAAWARDLSKGSLAAIALTKGIMDRTFETAEEQVFALGREAQAICYTTAEHRDAVAAFLDKSAR, via the coding sequence ATGACCAGCCTGGTCGAGTTTTCGGTTGAAGATTCCGTCGCAATCCTGAGGTTGAACAGGCCGGACGTGCGCAACGCCATCAATGATGTGATGCGCGCCCAGTTCGTCGCCGCGCTCGACCGGTCCGCGAACGACGAAGCGGTGCGGGCCGTGGTTCTCACCGGCAATGGAAAATCGTTCTGCTCGGGCGGCGACATCGCCGGCATGCGCGACCGGCTGCACGCGCCGGCCGGAAAGGTGGCATTCAACGGCTGGCGCAGGCAGCAGCAAACGCACCGGAGCGTTGCGGCGCTCCACGGCATGGGGAAGGTGACGGTCGCAGCCGTGAACGGCGCCGCGGCGGGCCTTGGGTGCGATCTCGCGCTCGCCTGCGACTTCATCGTCGCCGCCGAAGATGCCTTGTTCAGCATGAGCTTCGTTCGCCGCGGGCTCGTGTCGGACGGCGGAGGCATGTACTTCCTGCCGCGCCGGATCGGGCTGTCCCGCGCCAAGGAGATGATCTTCACCGGCCGTTCCGTCGGGTCGGCAGAAGCACTCGCGATTGGGCTTGCAGATCGCGTCTGTCCGTCCGGGACGCTCGTGTATGATGCGGCCGCATGGGCGCGTGATCTCAGCAAGGGTTCTCTCGCGGCTATCGCGCTGACCAAGGGGATCATGGACCGCACGTTTGAGACGGCGGAAGAGCAGGTCTTTGCGCTAGGGCGGGAAGCCCAGGCCATCTGCTACACGACGGCCGAGCACCGGGATGCGGTGGCGGCATTTCTCGACAAATCCGCGCGCTAG
- a CDS encoding tripartite tricarboxylate transporter substrate binding protein, whose amino-acid sequence MQKSTHRSGSTLRRRLTIIVAALFATAALAATPVRAEYPDKIIKIVVPFSSGGGTDIIARTLAQEISTDLGKPVIIENKPGAGTVIGTQLVATSPPDGYTLLLASFAHAVNPSLNSKLPFDPHKDFAAVSLIARSLNIVVVNPASKIKSIPDLIAEAKANPGKLNYGTFGTGTSAHLAGELFKSAANVNLTTVAYRGAAPAITDLLGGQIDVIFTTVASAASLVGGGQLRALAVTTAERSPAFPDLPTVAESGVPGYAAESWYGLYAPAKTPASIIERLNQAVAKAVQSPAFKRLETNEGLIMVGGSPEALDRYVRDEEARWGKLIKDANIKVE is encoded by the coding sequence ATGCAGAAGAGCACCCATCGTTCAGGATCGACCTTACGCCGGCGCCTGACGATCATTGTTGCGGCCTTGTTTGCGACAGCGGCATTGGCCGCGACGCCGGTTCGAGCCGAATACCCGGACAAGATCATCAAGATCGTCGTTCCCTTCTCCTCCGGCGGCGGCACCGACATCATTGCGCGAACGCTGGCGCAGGAAATCTCGACGGATCTGGGCAAGCCGGTCATCATCGAAAACAAGCCGGGCGCCGGCACCGTCATCGGAACGCAGCTTGTGGCCACCAGCCCGCCCGACGGATACACGCTGCTGCTGGCGAGCTTCGCCCATGCCGTCAATCCGAGCCTGAACAGCAAGCTGCCATTCGATCCGCACAAGGATTTCGCGGCGGTCTCGCTGATTGCGCGGTCGCTCAACATCGTCGTCGTCAACCCGGCATCGAAGATCAAATCAATCCCCGACCTGATCGCGGAAGCCAAGGCCAACCCTGGAAAGCTCAACTACGGTACGTTCGGCACGGGAACGTCGGCCCATCTGGCGGGCGAGCTGTTCAAGTCGGCGGCGAATGTGAATCTGACCACGGTGGCTTACCGCGGCGCCGCGCCGGCGATTACCGATCTCCTGGGCGGCCAGATCGATGTGATCTTCACCACCGTGGCAAGCGCAGCCTCACTTGTCGGAGGCGGACAACTCCGGGCGTTGGCTGTCACGACGGCGGAGCGCTCGCCGGCATTCCCCGACTTGCCGACAGTCGCCGAGAGCGGGGTGCCGGGCTACGCCGCCGAGAGCTGGTACGGATTGTACGCGCCAGCCAAAACGCCGGCATCGATCATCGAGCGCCTCAACCAGGCCGTCGCCAAAGCGGTTCAGTCGCCAGCCTTCAAGCGGCTCGAGACCAATGAGGGCCTGATCATGGTTGGCGGCTCGCCCGAAGCGCTCGATCGCTATGTCCGGGACGAGGAAGCGCGATGGGGCAAGCTCATCAAGGACGCCAACATCAAGGTGGAATAG
- a CDS encoding helix-turn-helix domain-containing protein, with product MSSAGDGNRSLQRGIEILRAFRQGIDVLGNGEIAERTGIPRATVSRLTRTLVQSGMLDDVRNERAYRLAAAVISLGHAMRVSSPVLNVLGPMMRAESMRRKLNVGLATADRSMMVYLESIRFNPRVALRNVVAGQQVPMESTSLGRAYLAGISEQQRTRLLASFKRRRIGATQNLLAEVQRSIRSVKRDGYCAVSWQRGVLAVATPIIVKDLPVYALNMSTQNVAPTARLSAEMGGYLLAFAKRCNEALGGE from the coding sequence ATGAGCTCTGCTGGCGACGGCAATCGTTCTTTGCAAAGGGGTATCGAGATCCTGCGCGCGTTCCGTCAGGGCATCGATGTTCTCGGAAATGGTGAAATTGCGGAACGAACCGGCATTCCGCGCGCAACCGTCAGCCGGCTCACCCGGACGCTCGTGCAATCGGGCATGCTGGACGACGTTCGCAACGAACGCGCCTACCGGCTCGCCGCGGCCGTGATCAGCCTTGGCCATGCGATGCGCGTGAGCTCCCCGGTTCTCAATGTTCTCGGCCCGATGATGCGCGCCGAGTCGATGCGGCGGAAGCTGAACGTCGGACTGGCGACCGCGGACCGTTCGATGATGGTCTATCTGGAATCGATCCGCTTCAATCCGCGCGTGGCGCTGCGCAATGTCGTGGCCGGCCAGCAGGTCCCGATGGAATCAACTTCGCTCGGGCGCGCCTATCTGGCAGGGATATCAGAACAGCAAAGAACCAGACTTCTCGCGAGCTTCAAGCGGCGAAGAATCGGCGCGACGCAGAATTTGCTTGCCGAAGTGCAAAGGTCGATCAGGTCCGTCAAGCGGGATGGCTATTGCGCGGTATCATGGCAGCGCGGGGTTCTCGCGGTCGCGACGCCAATCATCGTCAAGGACCTTCCGGTCTACGCGCTCAATATGAGTACGCAGAATGTGGCACCCACCGCCCGGCTTTCCGCCGA